In Crassostrea angulata isolate pt1a10 chromosome 6, ASM2561291v2, whole genome shotgun sequence, a genomic segment contains:
- the LOC128186749 gene encoding uncharacterized protein LOC128186749, with translation MSDQIGSVYYILLADKIGKKKKRGILRTTSKVDVLPGTLLFRTEDRFDKQTNILWWILGTSDQENIEIECQPTDTRQLSKTEFALLQPIPVCEERLSIFQDQKWLKEGAQLQINDHVTVAVKGQPYLKGIIKYKGELPRVKGIQFGIELLGESKGKGTCDGVFRKKRFFTCDQNCGIFATIQKVRRNPDVPNRRQCSDRSIPIHNDSPLYQKKQKLIEESGLKEKDRIVWNSDNGPEFGEVKWIGILPDSKRMEITVVVEFDNPVGSGTGKYKNHRLFFAKHCHASLVPIMALMKASVYLEMNQWTGPLNDFILTSDPPCSQKPYQVWNYDKTVGRIISASKLEELQLKAKEKFDISTNVKLVLENGCIIDDEEAFQILQGSVSTVFCLKEGESLSFAGPSTQSSASAGDSSHCLHLVQHTRNKRTSTIRFPQVPECIICEERFSDTFFIPCGHIACTVCAAELTKRGKQCHICRGIFTSTSKLFFLIFIPSHCFCF, from the exons ATGTCGGACCAAATTGGCAGCGTTTACTATATTCTTCTTGCCGATAAAataggaaagaagaaaaagaggGGAATCTTACGGACGACATCTAAAGTTGACGTGTTACCCGGAACTCTACTGTTTCGAACAGAAGATCGATTTGATAAACAGACGAACATTCTGTGGTGGATATTAGGGACTTCAGACcaagaaaatattgaaatcgAGTGTCAGCCGACGGATACTAGACAACTGAGCAAGACGGAGTTTGCCCTTCTTCAACCGATTCCCGTTTGTGAAGAACGTCTGTCCATTTTTCAAGACCAAAAATGGCTGAAAGAGGGGGCACAACTCCAAATTAATGACCATGTGACAGTAGCCGTGAAGGGACAACCTTATTTGAAGGGGATAATTAAGTACAAAGGAGAATTACCCAGAGTGAAGGGGATTCAATTCGGAATAGAACTACTTGGG GAGAGTAAAGGGAAGGGGACTTGTGATGGAGTGTTCAGAAAGAAACGTTTCTTCACCTGTGACCAAAACTGTGGTATTTTTGCTACAATTCAAAAGGTTCGGAGAAACCCCGATGTTCCGAATCGCCGTCAGTGCTCTGACCGATCCATTCCCATCCACAATGATTCTCCCTTGTATCAAAAGAAGCAAAAGTTGATTGAAGAGTCCGGGCTGAAGGAGAAGGACAGAATCGTGTGGAATAGTGACAATGGTCCGGAGTTTGGGGAGGTCAAATGGATTGGGATTCTGCCGGACAGCAAAAGAATGGAAATTACCGTAGTAGTAGAATTT GACAATCCAGTTGGATCAGGTACTGGAAAGTACAAAAATCACAGACTGTTTTTTGCAAAACATTGCCATGCATCATTAGTTCCCATAATGGCTCTAATGAAGGCTAGTGTGTACCTGGAAATGAACCAATGGACAGGACCCTTAA ACGACTTCATCTTGACAAGCGATCCGCCCTGTTCTCAAAAACCGTACCAGGTTTGGAACTATGACAAAACTGTGGGGAGAATAATAAGTGCCTCAAAGCTTGAGGAACTGCAATTGAAAG CAAAGGAAAAATTTGACATTAGCACCAACGTTAAGCTTGTCCTAGAAAATGGGTGTATAATTGATGATGAAGAGGCCTTCCAAATACTTCAGGGTAGTGTTAGTACAGTGTTTTGCCTTAAAGAAGGTGAAAGTCTGTCATTTGCAGGACCATCCACTCAATCTTCCGCATCAG CTGGTGATTCCAGTCATTGCTTACATCTAGTGCAACACACAAGAAATAAACGAACTTCA ACTATTAGATTTCCTCAGGTGCCTGAATGCATAATATGTGAAGAGAGATTCTCCGACACATTTTTCATCCCATGTGGACATATCGCCTGCACAGTTTGTGCAGCAGAGTTGACCAAGAGAGGAAAACAATGTCACATTTGCAgaggaattttcacttcaacctccaaattgttttttttgatatttatacccagtcattgtttttgtttttga